One Candidatus Korarchaeota archaeon NZ13-K genomic window carries:
- the rpoH gene encoding DNA-directed RNA polymerase subunit H (transcribes DNA; belongs to RpoH/RPB5 RNA pol family) encodes MNVEESLMVPKHEIVSEEEKAELIRRYGPLDLFPKILASDPMVERLGAKPGDLIRIYRDEGIYYRYVVGERRYQG; translated from the coding sequence ATAAACGTTGAGGAGAGCCTCATGGTGCCCAAGCATGAGATAGTGAGCGAGGAGGAGAAGGCGGAGTTGATAAGGAGATATGGCCCATTGGATCTCTTCCCGAAGATACTGGCAAGCGATCCGATGGTGGAGAGGCTGGGGGCGAAGCCGGGGGACCTCATAAGGATATACAGGGATGAGGGGATCTACTACAGGTACGTGGTGGGTGAGAGGAGATATCAGGGGTGA